From one Xiphias gladius isolate SHS-SW01 ecotype Sanya breed wild chromosome 12, ASM1685928v1, whole genome shotgun sequence genomic stretch:
- the alox12 gene encoding arachidonate 12-lipoxygenase, 12S-type: MEVYTVTVATGTAQYSGTNNYIFVTLVGEKGESERTLLDNPGLDFCRGAVDQYKVISPFPLGSLLLVRLEKQRYWVEDNWFCRYVTVEPPGGDKVTFPCYRWLIGDVRVEIREGTAKTLRDDSSAQLLAHRKTELQERQKIYRWVTWAPGIPRCIDAKTEADLPQDVRFENEKKSDFEHSLHYALVELSLKKLAIRFGKSWNDLDDFKRIFWKLRSPIAEYCMEHWKEDWFFGYQCLNGSNPRMIHRCKKLPENFPVMSDMVQSSMAPRTNLDIELKAGNIYLLDYAIMDGIPTNTIKARPQYIAAPLCLLYQHPDEGLIPIAIQIEQTPGLDTPIFLPRDPPLAWLLAKMWVRHSEFQVFQLLSHLLRTHLVIEVFCVATLRQLPAVHPIYKLLAPHLRYTLEINCRGRTQLISANGIFKRVVSTGGDGLLILAQREYKMLTYRSLQPCNDFTDREVSQLPNYFYREHSLMLWEAIHSFVLGMVSLYYQSDHDVQEDLELQAWIKDISQEGFTELPDFGLPSKFSTREELSTLLAVAIFTSTAQHAATNNGQFDWCAWVPNTPCTMRQPPPTDKDAVTMEMIMATLPDVSQSCLQMAITWHLGRAQPDAIPLGQYTEQHFTEGQAVELIDRFRTELKEIESHIWSQNKGLELQYLFLLPSRIENSITI; this comes from the exons ATGGAAGTCTACACTGTAACAGTAGCAACTGGTACGGCACAGTATTCAGGCACCAACAACTACATCTTCGTGACCCTGGTGGGGGAGAAAGGGGAGAGTGAGCGCACCCTACTGGACAACCCTGGACTGGACTTCTGTCGAGGAGCA GTGGACCAGTACAAGGTGATTAGTCCATTCCCTTTAGGCTCCCTGCTACTGGTCAGACTGGAGAAACAGAGGTACTGGGTGGAAGATAACTGGTTCTGTCGCTATGTCACAGTGGAGCCTCCAGGTGGAGACAAAGTGACTTTCCCCTGTTACCGCTGGCTTATAGGAGATGTAAGGGTGGAGATAAGAGAAGGAACAG CTAAGACACTGAGGGACGACTCCTCAGCTCAGCTGCTGGCACACAGGAAGACAGAGctgcaggagagacagaagattTACAG aTGGGTAACATGGGCTCCAGGGATTCCCAGATGTATTGACGCTAAAACAGAAGCAGATTTACCCCAAGACGTCCGctttgaaaatgagaagaagAGTGACTTTGAACATTCCTTACACTATGC CTTGGTGGAGTTGTCTCTGAAAAAGTTAGCCATCAGGTTTGGGAAGTCCTGGAATGACCTGGATGATTTCAAACGGATCTTCTGGAAGCTGAGAAGCCCCATAGCTG AGTACTGTATGGAGCACTGGAAGGAGGACTGGTTCTTTGGCTACCAGTGTTTGAATGGCTCCAACCCACGGATGATCCACAGATGCAAGAAGCTGCCGGAGAACTTCCCTGTCATGTCAGACATGGTACAGAGCTCCATGGCTCCCAGGACCAACCTGGACATAGAACTCAAG GCAGGGAATATCTACTTGTTAGACTATGCCATCATGGATGGGATTCCCACCAACACAATCAAGGCTAGACCTCAATACATTGCTGCTCCGCTCTGTCTCCTGTACCAACACCCAGATGAAGGTCTCATACCTATTGCTATACAG ATAGAGCAGACTCCAGGCCTGGATACGCCCATATTCCTGCCCAGAGACCCACCTTTGGCCTGGCTATTGGCTAAGATGTGGGTGCGTCACTCTGAGTTTCAGGTTTTCCAGCTGCTGTCACACCTACTCAGGACTCACTTGGTGATAGAGGTGTTTTGTGTGGCAACTCTGagacagctgcctgctgtaCACCCTATATATAAG CTCCTGGCCCCTCATCTGCGCTACACTCTAGAGATCAACTGTAGGGGGCGCACTCAGCTCATCTCTGCTAATGGCATCTTTAAACGG GTTGTGTCTACAGGTGGTGATGGTCTGTTGATTCTTGCTCAGAGGGAGTACAAGATGCTGACTTACCGCTCCCTCCAGCCCTGCAATGATTTTACTGACAGAGAAGTGTCCCAGCTCCCAAACTATTTCTACAGAGAACACAGTTTAATGCTGTGGGAGGCCATACACAG ttttgtcttggGTATGGTAAGCTTGTACTACCAGTCAGACCATGATGTGCAGGAAGACCTGGAGCTTCAAGCCTGGATAAAAGACATATCACAAGAGGGCTTCACAGAGCTTCCCGACTTTG GTCTGCCCAGTAAGTTCAGCACCAGAGAGGAACTTTCCACCCTGCTGGCAGTGGCCATCTTCACCAGTACAGCCCAGCACGCTGCTACAAACAATGGACAG tttgacTGGTGTGCCTGGGTCCCCAACACCCCTTGCACCATGAGACAACCTCCACCAACAGACAAGGATGCTGTTACCATGGAGATGATCATGGCCACTCTTCCTGATGTCAGCCAATCCTGTCTGCAGATGGCTATCACATGGCATCTGGGGAGAGCACAACCAGATGCT ATTCCTTTGGGCCAGTACACAGAGCAGCACTTCACTGAGGGGCAGGCTGTGGAGCTGATTGATAGGTTCAGAACAGAGCTGAAGGAGATCGAGAGCCACATCTGGAGTCAGAATAAAGGACTGGAGTTGCAGTACCTTTTCCTCCTGCCCAGCCGCATAGAAAACAGCATCACTATATAG